The Maylandia zebra isolate NMK-2024a linkage group LG4, Mzebra_GT3a, whole genome shotgun sequence genome includes a window with the following:
- the rai1 gene encoding uncharacterized protein rai1, with translation MQSFRERSGGYHSNQPCYQQEPHELSRLETYRQHPHHPHPQHPHPGPGPHPGPGPGHTRSGYEAHSLANPTSMPTTGGPGIGGGPKDCYSQQAYAGYPGNGGGNGSGNGGSAPSQAKKSFRGSKVPPPNPSQHLQGPGGYSNHMGPGTYSAQYMSEGHLQQKWEDPAQLAQYEQEMVGRLESSGTPAPSSSQYMEQNMLGHSQTQCHQPSTPVYTSPHHQPHPPNPSPSPLMYPQSHLHYPQHSPSPSTYMEKCSPMPHCYKGYNLPPGSQYGRQMSSHGNLKQGAYRSSQNSYGYQQPPSRGYEQQPMTNPQEPHPKYQHYSQAQQNYCLSELPVRSPEQYYQTCSPSSSHSPARSVGRSPSYSSTPSPLMTNPESFQYSQPPMTPGAASSSSSSSAGMQEQASANTMLMPPRSHPSPSIPHSYSTTPQVPTMKERFSEKLLSNPSLWSLNALTSQVESISNNVQQLLLSEALVANKKGSKRSSGGSNSSAGSAVSSKKGEEYKSPPYPDSGGSVGGGPIQDAYCTPQHQPLPMEIHEGGYSSSSDEPLDRGYYYFGQGRSPAQAHNNTQLSVDTASSCSMASPDDMSTRSGDSGLHNLTPDPARCQSGQGGDGMSTPVKSISDERSPTSITIPSPMKQEQDSPSDMQHINEPVKENFEESAWTEKSSDKEELTTEKTPDHKSERDVDTTKCGKKLEKWSDEEKCPDVYSKINKEGTGKAYCYEETVYQTKYEPNAGDSVEQSPAALSDSSHKDHFGQEMKSETYKSESPTASESSVKTLPFISRGDLEQDQYSTGKEDSSENTSPTPQVEALEDRVSDKRDTRDLDNEGEGEEEEREKEKTNAEEQKETEKQEKCSLSPPLSVEVREELGKGGELTESLKEEHMNKRDELEKMSGDIGSKTESQTAELHSDKEFAGGPAHPNSAAVTAAADASEMESAIGDTAPQPQSAMPVFSALNDKSTPPSQARDHIDHSDAKVLEPDSPQLPGKSILPSAPSWADTPPSPKKGDEDMEPGISCSSAVTPLAKPEPVAPSAQPRAFGRKHARGRRRIMHSGVGIRQQLSLEREGEKEEEGGHSHTQKTSMPPSKTELFSDQMDLAHQESIVSQTPKMLSDGFRSRMCTRSFNAQDLPPKAEPHVKRKPGPKPGSKPGPKPGPKPGVKPGSKPGAKQGPKLAQKPGPKPGLKPGPKQGPKPLPNEPELPPKIETPIKRKPGPKPGSKPGPKPGSKPGLKPGPKPGPKPALKPGAKPGPKPGPKSPGILSHTDTAPIKAPVGRPKGSLAKPKLLQQEETTQPFVGPQSRSRKSLKSTISQVNQGATQEEQQAHHELKTPENESKNMVLRSRKPSQEKLSKEKEKNMGEDILTETVTEFKASNVSLKEEELITVEQMLSPIQTAVTNNEVTGDPPTPHMPPEQSEEKIPLPLKRKPTSELSTPLKRKRGPKPKPKTLPPQPALVEQAVQTPKEKVTRGPRRKRGPPKKEPVVTPITKDILANTSGPDITSDPPVVPPQCPTKTKVLPPRKGRGQKYEAMVQKITSPSSKKHLPIPQLDSSLTDDMTTKALPERILKEGETSIVTNSTEVIESQQDGEKQLEVGERKVEVTQDREKQDMSPEAPTLEGVRQGLEEEVVNKNEATQEDIKPGTEQDVLADNVWSSEAAVEDSAPGEWIPEASEGVSTAAAKSVRTKRKRWAMVESTDASVVALEAGSLIVTTPRLAKQRAIKNNHEMHLKQRRKKRKGQSSSEETDLVEEANTETDEQQESVEDKVNPTEPTVPLPISTDDIIETPQVTSTDLIHKPRRGRKPSASPAKRKRSKASTEPIPGKPIKIHKKPGPKPGMKDAIEVIEAVVRAAGCEQEEKEEKERQERERREKGITENKETCVIGPVVTVSEKQTETISVKRIRRRWIHQRSKLSFYPYVRINNSRDFSSWCAIVNKAEDAVVFQRRRKKGILRMRNPFTVAKVVPHTAAMLQGPTINKDLVGRCLTCCLCGKPANYKDLGDLCGPYYTEDGVPRKILTITHTEAFREELDKTNDDNSGSSEEPGNSSKSETEGTPETEGNTEATAQEGSVSSNSSRHHWRFRRAERMERPGREGGLRRLTLRERFKRMKQLQAVNTGAPTGQEGNESLFQRLQMEAEAKEHWAHENCAIWTKGIIMVAGRLYGLKEAANTSAQTSCYKCQIVGASLSCCWRGCSHKYHYVCAKEIGCTFHEDDFSIKCPKHEDL, from the exons ATGCAGTCCTTCCGTGAGCGCAGCGGTGGTTACCACAGCAACCAACCCTGCTACCAGCAGGAGCCCCATGAATTATCCCGCCTTGAGACCTACCGGCAACACCCACATCATCCCCATCCACAACACCCGCACCCAGGACCCGGTCCACATCCAGGCCCAGGCCCGGGGCACACCAGGTCAGGCTACGAGGCACATTCCTTGGCAAACCCGACAAGCATGCCGACAACTGGAGGACCAGGAATTGGAGGCGGACCTAAGGACTGTTACAGCCAGCAAGCCTACGCTGGTTACCCAGGAAATGGCGGAGGAAATGGGAGTGGAAATGGGGGCTCAGCACCCTCACAAGCAAAGAAATCATTCAGAGGAAGCAAAGTGCCCCCACCGAATCCCAGTCAGCACCTGCAGGGTCCCGGGGGCTACAGTAATCACATGGGCCCAGGAACTTATTCAGCCCAATATATGAGCGAGGGCCACCTCCAGCAGAAGTGGGAGGACCCAGCGCAGTTAGCACAGTATGAGCAGGAAATGGTTGGACGTTTGGAGTCTAGTGGTACTCCTGCACCTAGTTCCTCCCAGTACATGGAGCAGAATATGCTGGGCCACTCCCAGACCCAGTGCCACCAGCCCTCTACCCCTGTCTATACTAGCCCCCACCACCAGCCCCATCCTCCCAACCCTTCCCCTTCACCTCTCATGTATCCCCAGAGTCACCTACACTACCCGCAGCACTCACCCTCTCCATCTACATACATGGAAAAGTGCAGCCCTATGCCCCACTGTTACAAAGGGTACAACTTGCCTCCAGGTTCTCAGTATGGCAGACAAATGAGCAGCCATGGCAATCTGAAGCAGGGGGCCTACAGGTCGAGCCAAAACAGTTACGGATATCAGCAGCCTCCCTCAAGAGGTTACGAGCAGCAGCCCATGACCAACCCCCAGGAACCCCATCCAAAATACCAACACTATAGCCAAGCCCAACAAAACTACTGTCTCTCAGAGTTGCCTGTCAGGTCCCCAGAACAGTATTATCAGACTTGTAGCCCCTCCTCGAGCCACTCCCCAGCCCGATCTGTGGGGCGTTCCCCTTCATACAGTTCCACCCCTTCACCGTTAATGACCAATCCAGAGTCATTCCAGTATAGCCAGCCACCTATGACCCCTGGAGcagcctcctcctcttcatcatcttcaGCTGGCATGCAGGAACAAGCCAGTGCCAACACTATGTTGATGCCCCCACGCTCACACCCCTCACCCAGCATACCGCACAGCTATTCCACAACACCGCAGGTCCCCACAATGAAAGAACGCTTCTCAGAGAAGCTATTGTCAAACCCCAGCTTGTGGAGTCTGAATGCTCTCACCTCTCAGGTGGAGAGCATCTCTAATAATGTACAGCAGCTCCTGCTTTCAGAGGCCCTGGTTGCAAACAAAAAAGGCAGTAAGCGCAGCAGTGGCGGGAGCAACAGCAGTGCTGGAAGTGCAGTATCATCCAAAAAGGGTGAGGAATACAAAAGTCCTCCATATCCAGACAGTGGTGGCAGTGTGGGTGGGGGACCTATACAGGATGCTTACTGTACCCCACAGCATCAACCGCTGCCCATGGAAATCCATGAGGGTGGCTACTCCAGCAGCAGCGATGAACCGCTGGACAGGGGCTACTACTACTTTGGCCAGGGCAGAAGTCCAGCCCAGGCCCATAACAACACACAGCTCAGCGTCGACACAGCCTCTTCATGCTCCATGGCATCTCCCGATGACATGTCTACCAGGTCTGGCGACTCAGGTCTGCACAACCTCACCCCTGACCCTGCTAGATGTCAATCAGGGCAGGGAGGAGATGGCATGAGCACTCCAGTGAAGAGCATTAGTGACGAGAGATCTCCAACAAGCATTACAATCCCCAGTCCCATGAAGCAAGAACAAGATTCTCCCTCTGATATGCAGCACATCAATGAGCCTGTCAAAGAGAATTTCGAAGAATCGGCCTGGACAGAGAAATCTTCTGATAAAGAAGAATTGACAACAGAGAAGACGCCTGACCACAAGAGTGAGAGAGATGTGGACAcgacaaaatgtggaaagaaGCTAGAAAAATGGTCAGATGAAGAGAAATGTCCAGATGTttacagcaaaataaacaaagagGGGACAGGAAAAGCCTACTGCTATGAGGAGACAGTGTACCAGACTAAATATGAACCTAATGCAGGAGACTCGGTTGAACAGTCACCGGCAGCTCTGTCTGATTCCAGCCACAAAGATCATTTTGGCCAGGAGATGAAATCAGAGACATACAAATCTGAGTCTCCAACTGCATCTGAGAGCTCAGTGAAAACATTGCCATTCATTTCCAGGGGTGACCTTGAGCAGGATCAATACTCCACAGGGAAGGAGGACAGCTCAGAAAACACGTCTCCAACTCCTCAAGTTGAGGCCTTGGAAGACCGTGTCTCAGACAAGAGAGACACAAGAGACCTGGACAATGAAggagagggtgaagaggaagagagagaaaaggagaaaaccAATGCAGaggaacaaaaagaaacagagaaacaagagAAATGTTCCCTTTCACCACCTCTGTCTGTAGAGGTGAGGGAGGAACTGGGGAAGGGTGGGGAATTGACCGAGTCATTGAAAGAGGAGCACATGAATAAAAGAGATGAATTAGAAAAGATGTCTGGGGATATTGGCAGCAAGACAGAAAGCCAGACTGCTGAGCTCCATTCTGACAAGGAGTTTGCAGGGGGACCTGCCCATCCAAACTCAGCAGCAGTAACGGCCGCAGCAGATGCCTCTGAAATGGAGTCAGCAATTGGTGACACTGCCCCTCAGCCTCAGTCTGCTATGCCAGTCTTCTCTGCTCTCAATGACAAGTCAACACCTCCATCTCAGGCCAGGGATCATATTGATCACAGTGATGCTAAAGTGCTGGAGCCAGACTCTCCTCAGCTACCAGGGAAGTCAATACTTCCCTCAGCCCCCTCCTGGGCAGACACTCCACCTTCCCCGAAAAAAGGTGACGAGGACATGGAACCAGGCATCAGCTGTTCCAGCGCTGTAACCCCTTTGGCCAAACCAGAACCTGTGGCTCCATCTGCTCAGCCGAGGGCATTTGGACGTAAGCATGCCAGGGGCAGAAGAAGAATCATGCATTCAGGTGTGGGAATCAGGCAACAGCTAAGCttggagagggagggggaaaaggaagaggaaggaggccactcacacacacagaaaacaagcaTGCCTCCAAGCAAAACCGAGCTATTCTCAGATCAAATGGATCTAGCCCATCAGGAATCTATTGTGAGTCAGACTCCCAAAATGCTAAGTGATGGTTTTCGTTCACGAATGTGCACACGCTCATTCAACGCACAAGATTTGCCACCTAAAGCCGAACctcatgtaaaaagaaaaccaGGCCCAAAGCCAGGTTCAAAGCCTGGGCCAAAACCAGGGCCAAAACCTGGTGTAAAGCCAGGGTCAAAACCAGGTGCAAAACAAGGGCCTAAACTAGCCCAAAAACCTGGCCCAAAACCAGGGCTAAAACCAGGACCAAAACAGGGACCAAAACCTCTGCCAAATGAACCAGAACTGCCACCGAAAATTGAGACTCCTATAAAACGAAAACCAGGACCCAAACCAGGTTCAAAGCCTGGACCAAAACCTGGGTCAAAACCTGGATTAAAACCAGGACCAAAACCTGGTCCAAAACCAGCTCTCAAGCCAGGTGCAAAACCAGGACCTAAGCCTGGACCCAAGTCTCCAGGCATTTTGTCCCACACTGACACTGCACCCATCAAGGCCCCAGTGGGCCGGCCCAAAGGTTCACTTGCTAAACCTAAATTGTTGCAGCAGGAAGAAACCACTCAGCCTTTCGTGGGGCCGCAAAGCAGGAGTAGGAAGAGCCTGAAATCTACAATATCACAAGTAAACCAGGGAGCAACACAAGAGGAGCAACAAGCACACCATGAGCTAAAGACGCCAGAGAACGAGAGCAAAAATATGGTTTTGAGATCCAGGAAGCCCTCCCAGGAAAAActgtcaaaagaaaaagaaaaaaatatgggtGAAGATATTCTCACAGAGACAGTCACAGAATTTAAAGCCAGCAATGTTTCTCTTAAAGAAGAAGAGCTCATAACTGTGGAGCAAATGCTCTCCCCCATTCAGACTGCAGTCACAAATAATGAAGTTACAGGAGACCCACCCACACCACACATGCCACCTGAGCAATCTGAGGAAAAGATCCCTCTTCCACTAAAACGGAAACCTACTTCAGAACTTTCTACACCATTAAAAAGAAAGAGGGGTCCAAAACCCAAACCAAAAACGTTACCGCCTCAGCCCGCCCTGGTGGAACAGGCCGTCCAAACACCTAAAGAGAAGGTCACACGTGGCCCACGAAGAAAGCGAGGGCCGCCTAAGAAAGAACCTGTGGTCACTCCCATAACCAAAGAcattctggccaacaccagtggACCTGACATCACTAGTGACCCGCCTGTGGTGCCTCCTCAGTGCCCCACTAAAACAAAAGTTCTCCCACCACGCAAAGGCAGAGGACAGAAATATGAGGCCATGGTGCAGAAGATTACATCTCCTAGCTCAAAGAAACACCTCCCAATCCCCCAGCTAGACAGCAGTCTGACTGATGACATGACAACCAAGGCTTTGCCTGAGCGTATCTTAAAGGAAGGTGAGACGTCTATTGTGACGAACAGCACTGAGGTGATAGAGTCTCAACAAGATGGAGAGAAGCAACTTGAGGTGGGAGAGAGGAAAGTGGAGGTGACACAAGACAGAGAAAAGCAAGACATGAGTCCAGAGGCACCAACACTAGAGGGGGTGAGACAAGGGCTGGAAGAAGAGgttgtaaataaaaatgaagcaacaCAGGAAGATATTAAACCAGGGACAGAGCAGGATGTTCTAGCTGATAATGTCTGGAGTTCAGAGGCCGCAGTAGAAGACAGCGCTCCAGGTGAGTGGATACCGGAGGCCTCAGAAGGCGTATCTACAGCTGCCGCCAAGTCTGTGAGGACTAAAAGGAAGCGATGGGCCATGGTGGAGAGTACAGATGCCTCAGTGGTAGCCTTGGAAGCAGGGAGTCTAATAGTTACAACACCAAGACTAGCAAAGCAAAGGGCCATCAAAAACAACCATGAGATGCACCTGAAAcaaaggaggaagaaaagaaaaggccaGTCCTCTTCAGAGGAAACAGATTTAGTTGAGGAGGCTAACACTGAAACAGACGAGCAACAGGAGAGTGTGGAGGACAAGGTCAACCCCACAGAGCCCACAGTACCTCTGCCAATCAGCACAGATGACATCATAGAAACTCCCCAGGTTACCAGTACAGACCTCATCCATAAACCTCGAAGAGGCAGAAAACCATCAGCAAGCCCAGCTAAAAGGAAAAGAAGCAAAGCCTCAACAGAGCCGATTCCTGGCAAGCCAATTAAGATCCACAAAAAGCCCGGGCCAAAACCCGGGATGAAAGATGCCATCGAGGTAATTGAGGCAGTAGTGAGGGCAGCAGGATGTGAACAGgaggaaaaagaggagaaagaaagacaagaaagggaaagaagggaaaaaggaatCACAGAAAACAAGGAGACGTGTGTTATCGGTCCTGTAGTGACAGTATCAGAAAAACAGACCGAGACCATTTCTGTGAAGAGGATCAGGCGTAGATGGATCCATCAAAGGTCTAAACTGTCTTTCTATCCTTATGTACGGATTAACAACTCAAGAGACTTTTCTTCCTGGTGTGCCATAGTCAACAAGGCGGAGGATGCGGTCGTATTTCAGAGACGCAGAAAAAAGGGCATCCTCAGAATGAGGAATCCTTTCACAGTTGCAAAGGTAGTGCCACACACTGCTGCCATGCTGCAGGGACccacaataaataaagatcTCGTTGGGAGGTGTCTGACATGTTGCCTGTGTGGGAAACCGGCAAACTACAAAGACTTAGGTGATTTATGTGGACCTTACTACACAGAGGACGGGGTTCCACGGAAAATCTTGACGATTACACACACAGAAGCCTTCAGGGAAGAGTTGGACAAGACCAACGACGACAACAGCGGCAGCAGCGAAGAACCGGGCAACTCCTCAAAGAGTGAGACTGAGGGCACCCCAGAAACGGAAGGAAATACAGAAGCAACCGCTCAAGAGGGAAGTGTTAGCAGTAACAGCAGCAGGCATCACTGGCGTTTTCGACGGGCAGAAAGAATGGAAAGACCGGGTCGGGAAGGTGGCCTACGAAGGTTAACTCTCCGAGAGAGGTTCAAGAGGATGAAGCAGCTACAGGCCGTCAACACAGGAGCCCCCACGGGCCAAGAGGGCAATGAAAGCTTGTTCCAAAGGCTACAAATGGAGGCAGAGGCTAAGGAGCACTGGGCCCATGAAAACTGTGCCATCTGGACCAAGGGGATAATTATGGTAGCTGGAAGGCTATACGGACTGAAGGAGGCAGCCAACACCTCAGCCCAAACG AGCTGCTACAAGTGCCAGATTGTGGGGGCGTCCCTCAGCTGCTGTTGGAGAGGCTGCTCTCATAAATACCACTATGTCTGCGCCAAAGAGATAG GCTGCACATTCCACGAGGATGACTTCTCCATCAAATGTCCTAAACACGAg GACCTGTAA